A genomic segment from Gemmatimonadaceae bacterium encodes:
- the purH gene encoding bifunctional phosphoribosylaminoimidazolecarboxamide formyltransferase/IMP cyclohydrolase — MPLALLSVSDKSGLVEFAQGLTALGWELISTGGTSRTLRAAGLKVRDVSEVTGFPEMLDGRVKTLHPVVHGGLLARRDLPEHMAALAEHHIAPIDLVVVNLYPFRETAAKVGVSAEHVIENIDIGGPSMLRSAAKNFASVYVVVDPADYARVLATLQAGDDDLDLRRDLAGKVYAHTASYDAAIATWFARERGELFPQTVAMSFELAQPLRYGENPGQAAAFYVERPGAGLAALTQKGGKELSFNNLIDLEGALLAIEPFGTETACVITKHTTPCGLAVGATAREAYEKALACDPVSAFGSVIAFNVPVDEETANIVASLFVECIVAPRFDEAAVEVLGRKKNLRVLEGKAAWPPHSLDYKRVRGGVLVQERAPGVIDDAGWTVPTKRSPTTEELADLLFAWRAVASVKSNAIVLTRNGATIGIGAGQMSRVDASFLAAHKARSQGHDTNGAVMGSDAFFPFRDGVDQAAEAGVKAIIQPGGSVRDAEVIAAADEHGMAMVFTGKRQFRH; from the coding sequence ATGCCTCTCGCTTTACTCTCGGTCTCCGACAAATCCGGCCTCGTCGAATTCGCCCAGGGGCTCACCGCCCTCGGGTGGGAACTCATCTCCACCGGCGGCACGAGCCGAACGCTGCGCGCGGCGGGGCTCAAGGTGCGCGACGTGAGCGAGGTGACCGGCTTTCCGGAAATGCTCGACGGGCGGGTGAAGACGTTGCATCCCGTGGTGCACGGCGGGCTGCTCGCCCGGCGGGATCTGCCCGAGCACATGGCGGCCCTGGCCGAACACCACATCGCGCCCATCGATCTCGTGGTCGTGAACCTGTACCCGTTCCGCGAGACGGCGGCGAAGGTCGGGGTCAGCGCCGAGCACGTGATCGAGAACATCGACATCGGCGGACCGAGCATGCTGCGGTCGGCGGCCAAGAACTTCGCGTCGGTGTACGTGGTGGTCGACCCCGCCGACTATGCGCGGGTATTGGCCACGCTGCAGGCGGGCGACGACGATCTCGACCTGCGGCGCGACCTCGCCGGCAAGGTGTACGCGCACACGGCCAGCTACGACGCGGCCATCGCCACCTGGTTCGCACGCGAGCGGGGCGAGCTATTCCCGCAGACCGTGGCGATGAGCTTCGAGTTGGCGCAGCCGCTACGCTACGGCGAGAACCCGGGCCAGGCGGCGGCGTTCTACGTCGAGCGCCCCGGCGCCGGCCTCGCCGCGCTCACGCAGAAGGGCGGCAAGGAACTCTCGTTCAACAACCTCATCGACCTCGAGGGAGCGCTGCTGGCCATCGAACCGTTCGGCACCGAGACGGCGTGCGTCATCACCAAGCACACCACGCCGTGCGGCCTGGCCGTGGGCGCTACGGCGCGCGAGGCCTACGAGAAGGCGCTGGCCTGCGATCCGGTATCGGCGTTCGGGTCGGTGATCGCCTTCAACGTGCCGGTGGACGAGGAGACCGCCAACATCGTGGCCAGCCTGTTCGTGGAGTGCATCGTGGCCCCGCGCTTCGACGAAGCGGCCGTGGAGGTCCTGGGGCGCAAGAAGAACCTGCGCGTGCTGGAGGGCAAGGCGGCCTGGCCGCCGCACAGCCTGGATTACAAGCGCGTGCGCGGCGGCGTGCTGGTGCAGGAGCGGGCGCCAGGCGTGATCGACGACGCCGGCTGGACCGTGCCCACCAAACGGAGTCCGACCACGGAGGAGCTGGCGGACCTGCTGTTCGCGTGGCGCGCCGTGGCGAGCGTGAAGAGCAACGCCATCGTGCTCACCCGCAACGGCGCCACCATCGGCATCGGCGCCGGCCAGATGTCCCGCGTCGACGCGTCGTTCCTGGCGGCGCACAAGGCACGCAGCCAGGGGCACGACACGAACGGCGCGGTCATGGGTTCCGACGCGTTCTTTCCCTTCCGCGATGGCGTGGATCAGGCCGCCGAGGCGGGAGTCAAGGCCATCATCCAGCCCGGCGGCAGCGTGCGCGACGCCGAAGTGATCGCCGCCGCCGACGAGCACGGGATGGCGATGGTGTTCACCGGCAAGCGGCAGTTCCGCCACTAG
- a CDS encoding VOC family protein, translating into MNAAASSESAHLPRLDQLTPVLVVERVEPCLAFWTDRFGFAVENRVPGPDGALVFASLKRAGIEVMYQTRASVIADNPSLAPELDGHSVTLFLTVDDIDAVERAVAGAPVVKARHRTFYGSTEIYVREPGGNMVGFAAFK; encoded by the coding sequence ATGAACGCCGCCGCGAGTTCCGAGTCCGCTCATCTCCCGCGTCTCGATCAGCTCACCCCCGTGCTCGTGGTCGAGCGCGTGGAGCCGTGTCTCGCCTTCTGGACGGACCGGTTCGGGTTCGCCGTGGAGAACCGGGTACCAGGGCCCGACGGCGCGCTGGTCTTTGCCAGCCTCAAGCGCGCGGGCATCGAGGTGATGTATCAGACCCGGGCCAGCGTGATCGCCGACAACCCGTCGCTCGCTCCGGAACTCGATGGCCATTCGGTCACGCTGTTCCTCACGGTGGACGACATCGACGCCGTGGAACGCGCGGTGGCCGGTGCGCCTGTGGTCAAGGCGCGCCATCGGACCTTCTATGGCAGCACGGAGATCTATGTGCGCGAGCCGGGCGGCAACATGGTGGGGTTCGCGGCGTTCAAGTAG
- a CDS encoding DUF2723 domain-containing protein — MATNAKPELDYRPSYLAATIAGAMVFLLYLVTLAPTTAMWDTSEYLAAAYTLGLPHPPGNPLFVLLGRVMSLLPIAGSVAMRINIFAAFCSAVAATMWFLTTERVLVGWFPERWRRIVGASVATIIGATAFTVWNQSVVNEKVYTISLAGIAIISWLMIRWCDDPEAPKSDRTIVLVAYLLGLGYANHMAGMLAAPAVGLAIIVRRPRYLLRWKLILASLLALGFGITPFATQPIRSAFFPPMNEGEPTACTHGLHLSCTFSKGTYDAFMYNFNRGQYGKPALGDRQAPFIQGQVGMWWWYFKWQWMRDALDRHPGVQSLLAAIFLVLGLFGGWVHYKRDRRSWWYFASLMFTVTLCLIYYLNFKYGASQSPELGNSVAREVRDRDYFFIWSFSPWGVWAALGLMYVWESLGSLVGTEKQKVGGETVEMPTRRGWMFGSPVLLVAIIPLFANWQWASRAGQTDVRDFAVDMLNSVEPYGVLVVVGDNDTFPLWFAQDVLGVRKDVVVANTSLLNTDWYVRQLIRRPIYTYDKAAGPAIYRNTDWPKPTRSPLNMTMAQADAVPEYVPIPRTTTYSLGPIQATIDPKNLPQDGNGTGYLDRAAIFVLRMIADSYNDRPIYISRTAGNYAQTLGLGNNTLTQGLADKVFIPTKGMGPDTVQVEGAGYMDVRRTRTLWDSVFVATKSLPRRNGWVDQPSIGIPYLYIATGIELAQTLQAIGQPQDVPRVMGDTKAIIDALNLQSMFSSLQTPPPIPTVPTGDSAVGAPVKKK; from the coding sequence ATGGCGACCAACGCAAAGCCCGAACTCGACTATCGCCCATCCTACCTGGCTGCCACGATCGCGGGTGCGATGGTCTTCCTGCTCTACCTGGTCACCCTCGCGCCGACCACCGCGATGTGGGACACGAGCGAATACCTTGCCGCCGCGTACACCCTCGGGCTGCCCCACCCACCGGGCAACCCGCTGTTCGTGCTGTTGGGACGCGTGATGTCGCTGCTGCCCATCGCCGGCTCGGTGGCGATGCGCATCAACATCTTCGCGGCATTCTGCAGCGCCGTCGCGGCGACGATGTGGTTCCTGACCACGGAGCGCGTGCTCGTGGGCTGGTTCCCTGAGCGGTGGCGCCGGATTGTGGGAGCGAGCGTCGCGACGATCATCGGGGCCACGGCGTTCACGGTGTGGAACCAGTCGGTGGTCAACGAGAAGGTGTACACCATCTCGCTGGCCGGCATCGCCATCATCTCGTGGCTGATGATCCGCTGGTGCGACGATCCGGAGGCCCCGAAGTCCGACAGGACCATCGTGCTCGTGGCGTACCTGCTCGGGCTGGGCTACGCGAACCACATGGCCGGCATGCTGGCGGCGCCGGCGGTGGGCCTGGCGATCATCGTCCGTCGTCCGCGCTACCTCCTGCGCTGGAAGCTCATCCTGGCGTCGCTGCTCGCCCTGGGGTTCGGCATCACCCCGTTCGCCACGCAGCCCATCCGCTCGGCGTTCTTCCCGCCCATGAATGAGGGCGAGCCGACGGCCTGCACGCACGGACTCCATCTCAGCTGTACGTTCAGCAAGGGCACGTACGACGCCTTCATGTACAACTTCAACCGCGGGCAGTACGGCAAACCCGCGTTGGGCGACCGCCAGGCCCCGTTCATCCAGGGCCAGGTGGGCATGTGGTGGTGGTACTTCAAGTGGCAGTGGATGCGCGACGCGCTCGATCGGCATCCCGGCGTGCAGAGCCTGCTGGCGGCGATCTTCCTCGTCCTCGGGCTGTTCGGCGGCTGGGTGCACTACAAACGCGACCGACGAAGTTGGTGGTATTTCGCTTCGCTCATGTTCACCGTCACGTTGTGCCTCATCTACTATCTGAATTTCAAGTACGGGGCCTCGCAGTCGCCGGAGTTGGGCAACTCGGTGGCGCGCGAGGTTCGCGACCGCGACTACTTCTTCATCTGGAGCTTCTCGCCGTGGGGGGTATGGGCGGCCCTCGGGCTGATGTACGTGTGGGAGTCGCTCGGCTCGCTCGTCGGTACCGAGAAGCAGAAGGTCGGGGGCGAGACGGTCGAGATGCCCACCCGCCGGGGGTGGATGTTCGGGTCGCCGGTGTTGCTCGTGGCGATCATCCCGCTGTTCGCCAACTGGCAATGGGCGTCGCGCGCCGGCCAGACGGACGTGCGCGACTTCGCGGTGGACATGCTCAATTCGGTTGAACCATACGGCGTGCTCGTGGTGGTCGGCGACAACGACACCTTCCCGCTCTGGTTCGCCCAGGACGTCCTGGGCGTGCGCAAGGACGTGGTCGTGGCCAATACGTCGCTGCTCAACACCGACTGGTACGTGCGGCAACTCATCCGGCGGCCCATCTATACGTACGATAAGGCCGCCGGCCCGGCCATCTACCGCAACACCGATTGGCCCAAGCCCACGCGCAGTCCACTCAACATGACGATGGCGCAGGCAGACGCGGTGCCGGAGTACGTGCCCATTCCGCGCACCACGACGTACTCGCTCGGCCCCATCCAGGCGACGATCGATCCGAAGAACCTGCCGCAGGACGGCAACGGCACCGGCTACCTCGACCGGGCGGCGATCTTCGTGCTGCGCATGATCGCTGATTCGTACAACGACCGGCCGATCTACATCAGCCGCACGGCCGGCAATTACGCCCAGACGTTGGGACTGGGCAACAACACGCTCACCCAGGGCCTGGCCGACAAGGTCTTCATCCCCACCAAGGGCATGGGGCCCGACACGGTCCAGGTGGAGGGCGCCGGCTACATGGACGTGAGGCGCACGCGCACGCTGTGGGACAGCGTGTTCGTGGCCACCAAGTCGCTGCCGCGGCGGAACGGCTGGGTGGACCAGCCCTCGATCGGCATCCCGTACCTCTACATCGCCACGGGGATCGAGCTGGCCCAAACGCTGCAGGCAATCGGCCAGCCACAGGACGTGCCGCGTGTC